From a region of the bacterium genome:
- a CDS encoding type II toxin-antitoxin system RelE/ParE family toxin: MIKSIRGRETERVFRREFSRRLPAEIQQIAYRKLRMLNNAHALSDLRAPPSNRQEKLKGDREDRYSIRINDRWRICFEWRESDAHEVEIVDYH, translated from the coding sequence GTGATCAAATCCATCAGGGGGCGAGAGACAGAGAGGGTGTTTCGCCGCGAGTTCTCTCGACGGCTCCCTGCTGAGATTCAGCAGATCGCGTACCGGAAGCTGCGAATGCTCAACAACGCGCATGCACTATCCGACCTCCGCGCCCCCCCGTCCAACCGTCAAGAGAAATTGAAAGGCGACCGGGAAGACCGATACAGCATCCGCATCAATGACCGCTGGCGGATCTGCTTTGAGTGGAGAGAGAGCGATGCACATGAAGTGGAGATCGTCGATTATCATTAG
- the thiL gene encoding thiamine-phosphate kinase: MPPGGSPRVADLGELALLDRIAARVACAGPHPRDVVLGIGDDTAALRWMPGALVLATTDALVEGVHFRRATSASADIGWKALAINASDIAAMGGIPRYAVISLMLPGDLDAAWVDGLYDGLLEMAGEAGVAIVGGNLAQASVIVVDVTLLGEVAPDRLVRRTGARPGDLLAVTGTLGRAAAGLVMLESRGGTPGGPPGGPGAAPDNPALGRLLAAQRRPRPRLREGVALAETGAVRAMIDISDGLLLDLWRMCEAGDLGVRLDAGRVPVDPGVAAVVAIATGGVGEGSRPTLDLALAGGEDYELLFAVALEDADRVLHGLVEETGTPATLIGEFTGRGTSRTIVDEDGQVRSLDPGGWTHFKEDLL, from the coding sequence GTGCCGCCCGGGGGTAGCCCGCGCGTCGCCGACCTGGGCGAGCTGGCGCTGTTGGATCGCATCGCCGCGCGTGTCGCGTGTGCCGGTCCGCATCCTCGCGACGTTGTGCTGGGCATCGGCGACGACACCGCCGCGTTGCGGTGGATGCCCGGCGCGCTGGTTCTGGCGACCACCGATGCACTGGTCGAGGGAGTGCACTTCCGGCGCGCCACCAGCGCATCGGCCGACATCGGCTGGAAGGCGCTGGCCATCAACGCCAGCGACATCGCGGCGATGGGCGGGATTCCCAGATACGCGGTGATCTCGCTCATGCTGCCCGGCGATCTGGACGCCGCCTGGGTGGATGGGTTGTACGACGGACTGCTGGAGATGGCAGGGGAGGCGGGCGTTGCCATCGTCGGCGGCAACCTGGCGCAGGCGTCGGTGATCGTGGTTGACGTGACGCTGCTGGGTGAGGTCGCGCCCGACCGGCTGGTGCGCCGCACCGGCGCGCGACCCGGCGACCTGCTGGCGGTTACGGGTACGCTGGGCAGGGCGGCTGCCGGGTTGGTCATGCTGGAGTCGCGCGGCGGCACGCCGGGCGGACCGCCCGGTGGACCCGGGGCCGCGCCGGACAATCCTGCGCTCGGCCGACTCCTGGCCGCGCAGCGCCGTCCCAGGCCGCGGTTGCGTGAGGGTGTCGCCCTGGCAGAGACCGGCGCGGTGCGGGCCATGATTGACATCTCCGATGGCCTGCTGCTCGACCTCTGGCGGATGTGCGAGGCCGGTGATCTGGGAGTGCGTCTGGATGCTGGGCGGGTGCCGGTGGATCCCGGCGTCGCCGCAGTCGTGGCCATAGCCACAGGTGGCGTTGGGGAGGGATCCCGCCCCACGCTCGACCTGGCGCTTGCCGGAGGCGAGGATTACGAACTCCTCTTCGCGGTGGCGCTGGAGGACGCCGACCGGGTGCTGCACGGCCTGGTCGAGGAGACCGGCACGCCCGCGACGTTGATCGGCGAGTTCACCGGGCGCGGCACGAGCCGCACCATTGTTGATGAGGACGGGCAGGTGCGGTCGCTGGATCCCGGCGGCTGGACGCACTTCAAGGAGGACCTCCTATGA
- the thiD gene encoding bifunctional hydroxymethylpyrimidine kinase/phosphomethylpyrimidine kinase — protein sequence MTSPLMTVPRAMTIAGSDSGGGAGIQADLKTFTVLGVFGTSAITALTAQNTTGVTGVVEMAPEFVVQQIDAIMSDIGTDAAKTGMLSNAAIIEAVAGAVRRWGLTRLVVDPVMISKSGAPLLRPEATEALRNLLLPLSMVVTPNLHEAGVLVGRPVCTIAEMEEAARAIGAMGPRYVVIKGGHLEDSDRSVDLLYDGAEFHQFAAPRAATRHTHGTGCVFSAAIAACLAKGLAVPEAVARAKEVITAAITAGLPIGRGHGPADPAAALRRPPSATAHPPDPV from the coding sequence ATGACATCTCCGCTGATGACAGTTCCGCGCGCGATGACCATAGCCGGCTCCGACTCGGGCGGGGGCGCAGGCATCCAGGCCGACCTGAAGACCTTCACGGTGCTCGGCGTCTTCGGCACATCGGCGATCACCGCGCTGACCGCTCAGAACACGACGGGTGTGACCGGAGTTGTGGAGATGGCGCCGGAGTTCGTGGTTCAGCAGATAGACGCGATCATGAGCGACATCGGTACAGATGCCGCCAAGACCGGGATGCTCTCGAACGCCGCGATCATCGAGGCGGTGGCGGGCGCGGTGCGGCGGTGGGGCCTAACGCGCTTGGTTGTGGACCCGGTGATGATCTCCAAGAGCGGCGCGCCGCTGCTGCGGCCCGAGGCAACGGAGGCCCTGCGCAATCTACTGCTCCCGCTGTCAATGGTGGTGACGCCCAACCTGCACGAAGCAGGCGTGCTGGTCGGCCGGCCTGTCTGTACCATTGCTGAGATGGAGGAGGCCGCGCGCGCGATCGGCGCGATGGGGCCCAGGTACGTTGTGATTAAGGGAGGGCACCTGGAAGACAGCGACCGGTCCGTGGACCTGCTGTACGACGGCGCGGAGTTTCATCAGTTCGCCGCGCCCAGGGCGGCCACGCGACACACCCACGGCACCGGGTGTGTTTTCTCCGCGGCCATCGCCGCCTGTCTGGCGAAAGGACTGGCTGTGCCAGAGGCGGTGGCCCGGGCCAAGGAAGTCATCACCGCCGCGATCACGGCCGGCCTACCGATCGGAAGAGGACATGGGCCTGCCGATCCGGCTGCGGCGCTGCGGCGGCCTCCGAGCGCTACCGCTCACCCGCCGGACCCCGTGTAG
- a CDS encoding type II toxin-antitoxin system RelE/ParE family toxin has translation MVEYAVTFALSARRELEGFPRSVVTRVVTRIESLGISPRPAGCRKLQSRGALYRIRIGDYRVIYSVDDEKRVVDVVAVRHRSDAYR, from the coding sequence ATGGTTGAGTACGCCGTCACCTTCGCACTGTCGGCGCGCCGAGAGCTTGAGGGATTCCCCCGGTCAGTTGTCACGAGGGTCGTGACGCGAATCGAGTCTTTGGGGATATCACCTCGGCCCGCGGGCTGTCGCAAGCTCCAGAGCCGGGGCGCACTCTACCGCATCCGAATTGGTGACTACCGTGTCATCTACAGCGTTGATGACGAGAAGCGCGTCGTGGATGTCGTGGCGGTCCGCCACCGCAGCGACGCGTATCGGTAA
- the thiM gene encoding hydroxyethylthiazole kinase: protein MAHLGDHAAVLLAAVREQRPLVHHLANFVTMQAVASATRAVGALPVMAMAGDDAEEVAAAADALVLNLGTPTPERLEVMFAAGRVATVRGIPIVLDPVGAGATRYRTVAAGRLLDKLRVTVVRANPGEAAALLGRSGFVRGVESVGAGESVAGSAVESAGAGDAAALASTLARERGCVAAVSGACDHVADADRVLVVENGHPWLAVIPGAGCMVTGVIGAFCAAARSVADGAGSLLAAASALVCFGVAAEIAAGHARGPGTLAPALLDALYHLTPEQLRQAARVREI, encoded by the coding sequence ATGGCACACCTGGGCGACCACGCCGCCGTGCTCCTGGCAGCCGTGCGCGAGCAGCGTCCGCTGGTGCACCACCTGGCCAACTTCGTCACGATGCAGGCGGTGGCCAGCGCCACGCGGGCGGTGGGCGCTCTGCCGGTGATGGCGATGGCAGGAGATGACGCGGAAGAAGTGGCTGCTGCCGCGGATGCGTTGGTGCTGAACCTGGGGACACCCACGCCGGAGCGCCTTGAGGTGATGTTTGCCGCGGGGCGCGTGGCGACGGTGCGGGGCATTCCCATAGTGCTGGATCCCGTGGGCGCAGGCGCGACGCGCTACCGCACGGTCGCAGCCGGCCGCCTGCTCGATAAGTTGCGGGTGACCGTGGTGCGCGCCAACCCCGGTGAGGCCGCCGCGCTCCTGGGCCGGAGTGGGTTCGTCCGCGGGGTGGAATCCGTGGGTGCTGGGGAATCTGTGGCGGGGTCGGCGGTGGAATCGGCGGGCGCGGGTGACGCGGCCGCCCTGGCCTCAACGCTTGCCCGCGAGCGCGGCTGCGTCGCGGCGGTGAGCGGTGCGTGTGACCACGTCGCCGACGCCGACCGCGTCCTTGTGGTCGAGAACGGGCACCCTTGGCTGGCCGTAATCCCGGGGGCCGGGTGCATGGTCACCGGTGTGATCGGGGCTTTCTGCGCGGCCGCCCGCTCCGTGGCGGACGGCGCAGGATCTCTGCTGGCTGCCGCGTCGGCGCTGGTGTGCTTCGGCGTGGCGGCAGAGATCGCCGCGGGCCACGCGCGCGGCCCGGGCACGCTGGCCCCGGCGCTGCTGGACGCGCTCTACCATCTGACCCCTGAGCAACTGCGGCAGGCGGCGCGGGTGAGGGAGATCTGA
- a CDS encoding HigA family addiction module antitoxin — translation MKAQRLNPVHPGEVLMEEFLRPMVLSQNRLALAVGVHPRRINEIVLKKRGISADTALRLARFFGTTAEFWLGLQKDYELDVAMDEIGSRLDREVRTYASLQRT, via the coding sequence ATGAAGGCGCAGAGGTTGAACCCTGTCCATCCTGGCGAGGTGCTCATGGAGGAGTTCCTCAGGCCAATGGTCCTGAGCCAGAATCGCTTGGCGCTCGCGGTCGGGGTGCATCCGCGCCGGATCAACGAGATAGTTCTGAAGAAGAGGGGCATCTCGGCGGATACGGCGCTGAGGCTTGCACGGTTCTTCGGAACGACAGCCGAGTTCTGGCTGGGGCTACAGAAGGACTATGAGCTGGATGTGGCGATGGATGAGATCGGCAGTCGCCTTGACCGAGAAGTCCGGACGTATGCGTCGCTCCAGCGCACGTGA
- a CDS encoding restriction endonuclease, protein MGVPDFQSLMLPLLRVAADGKEHSLAEARDLLSEEFELSSADRDELLPSGRQSRFGNRVAWAKVYLQQAGLLLLPRRGHFQISDRGREILKTPPERIDIKFLERYPEFAEFRTRRGEGGKESQAPPTETDLETPEEALETAHLKTRAGLVSEVLGRVKAGSDKFFERLVVELLLRMGYGSSRSDAGQAVGKPGDEGIDGIISQDRLGLEVVYLQAKRWDGTVGRPEIQKFVGALHGKRAKKGVFITTGAFTADAAAYVEHIDPKVVLIDGRRLAELMIDFDVGVTTARTYHVKRVDSDYFDEG, encoded by the coding sequence TTGGGGGTTCCTGATTTCCAATCGCTGATGCTTCCGCTCCTCCGGGTGGCTGCGGACGGCAAGGAGCACTCGCTTGCGGAGGCGCGAGATCTGCTCTCTGAGGAGTTCGAACTCAGCTCGGCGGATCGCGACGAGTTACTGCCCAGCGGTCGGCAATCCCGTTTCGGCAACCGCGTGGCCTGGGCAAAAGTCTATCTCCAACAGGCTGGCCTTCTGCTTTTACCACGGCGCGGTCACTTTCAGATTTCCGATCGTGGGCGAGAGATTCTCAAGACTCCTCCAGAGCGGATAGACATTAAGTTCCTTGAGCGGTACCCGGAGTTCGCCGAGTTTCGCACCAGGAGGGGTGAGGGTGGAAAAGAGTCGCAGGCACCTCCGACTGAGACGGATCTCGAGACGCCGGAGGAAGCCCTCGAAACGGCCCACCTGAAGACGAGAGCCGGTCTGGTGTCCGAAGTCTTGGGGCGAGTGAAGGCAGGCTCCGACAAGTTCTTCGAGCGGCTCGTCGTGGAATTGCTGCTTAGGATGGGCTACGGTAGCTCGCGCAGCGACGCCGGTCAGGCCGTCGGCAAGCCCGGCGACGAAGGGATCGACGGCATCATCAGCCAGGACAGGCTGGGCTTGGAGGTCGTCTACCTGCAGGCAAAGAGGTGGGATGGCACCGTTGGGCGCCCGGAGATCCAGAAGTTCGTGGGTGCGCTGCACGGGAAGCGCGCGAAGAAGGGCGTGTTCATCACGACGGGTGCCTTCACTGCGGACGCGGCTGCCTATGTTGAGCATATCGATCCGAAGGTGGTTCTCATTGACGGTCGACGTCTCGCCGAGCTTATGATCGACTTCGATGTCGGCGTCACTACGGCCCGGACCTACCACGTGAAGCGAGTCGATTCAGACTACTTTGATGAGGGGTAG
- a CDS encoding type II toxin-antitoxin system RelE/ParE family toxin, producing MTYRVEYSPDAVKHLRILNARQRATILDVAAGQLAQHPTVETGNRRRMRPNPLAPWALRVGNLRVYYDVQHSPDAVVFILAIGVKRRNVLYVGEEAILL from the coding sequence TTGACGTATCGCGTTGAGTACTCGCCGGACGCGGTGAAGCATCTGCGAATCCTGAATGCCCGGCAGCGGGCGACCATCCTCGATGTCGCCGCCGGTCAGCTCGCGCAGCACCCCACGGTGGAAACCGGGAATCGCAGGCGGATGCGGCCGAACCCACTCGCCCCCTGGGCACTCAGGGTTGGTAATCTCAGGGTATACTATGATGTGCAGCACTCCCCCGACGCGGTCGTCTTCATCCTGGCGATCGGGGTGAAGAGACGGAATGTGCTCTATGTTGGTGAGGAGGCCATTCTGCTGTGA
- the thiE gene encoding thiamine phosphate synthase, which yields MRFDPMRFDPSVYVIADRAFGRCRPLEDLVTAAVAGGATMVQLREKKWSAGRVVEAGRRLLEITRRAGVPLIVNDRADIALAVGADGVHLGPDDLPVGDARLLLGPEKIIGASAATVEEALAAQAEGANYVGVGSVFPTGSKPDAGQAIGIEPLTRIKAAVGIAVVAIGGITHANAALAVRAGADGVAVISAVIGADDVAGATRRLMEAVRAARG from the coding sequence ATGCGATTCGATCCGATGCGTTTCGATCCGAGCGTGTACGTGATAGCCGATCGCGCCTTCGGCCGTTGCCGCCCGCTGGAGGACCTCGTCACCGCGGCCGTGGCCGGCGGCGCGACCATGGTTCAACTGCGCGAGAAGAAGTGGTCTGCCGGAAGGGTGGTTGAGGCCGGGCGCCGGCTACTCGAGATCACGCGCAGGGCCGGCGTGCCGCTGATCGTAAACGACCGCGCCGACATCGCGCTGGCCGTCGGCGCCGACGGTGTGCACCTGGGGCCGGACGATCTGCCGGTGGGTGACGCGCGCCTCCTGCTCGGGCCGGAGAAGATCATCGGCGCCTCAGCAGCAACGGTCGAGGAGGCGCTGGCGGCGCAGGCCGAGGGCGCCAATTACGTTGGGGTGGGCAGCGTCTTCCCGACCGGTTCCAAGCCCGACGCCGGCCAGGCAATAGGGATCGAGCCCCTGACCCGGATCAAGGCCGCGGTGGGGATCGCGGTGGTGGCGATCGGCGGGATAACCCATGCAAATGCCGCCCTGGCGGTCCGCGCGGGCGCCGACGGGGTTGCGGTGATCTCGGCGGTGATCGGCGCGGACGACGTGGCCGGTGCAACGCGCCGCCTGATGGAGGCCGTGCGTGCCGCCCGGGGGTAG
- a CDS encoding sodium:solute symporter, with protein sequence MSGGIVAIAVVIAAALGFALAGIVHARIAHARTQRLSVEDYISARYSTGTSATTATLVASAMGAWILYSPAEAGTWGGLTALIGYGLGSAAPMLALIPLGRRMRALVPNGHSLTEFVWVRYGRGMYALILGVMLFYMFVFLAAETTGIALAVRLVAQAPLPLTAALIGLATVAYTAYGGLPSTIFTDRIQAAVIIPLLVVAVAGVVVAMGGGGAVIEQVRSGAPALLSLGHRPGIEAAVTFVIAILAANLFHQGYWQRVYIARDGRVLRRSLLAAAAVVVPIVVLPGMLGIVAVAGGRAEVPSVAFFNLMLGVAPAWLVLTVLVLAVALAMSSIDTLLNGLAAVFTSDLARLRPAGGDRRLLRWSRLFTVALAVAAIAVASRGYSVLYLFLVADLVCAAAMVPVFAGLYAPRFSGAAAMVSTLAGLAAGVAFFPDPGFTRGHLLTSFALAAFVPAVITAALASTGRPFDLERLRTLVRPLAGPSGAEIAVRPDP encoded by the coding sequence ATGTCGGGTGGGATTGTCGCCATAGCAGTGGTCATCGCAGCGGCGCTGGGTTTCGCGCTCGCCGGCATCGTCCACGCGCGCATCGCCCATGCACGCACTCAGCGCCTCTCGGTGGAGGACTACATCAGCGCCCGGTACTCGACCGGCACGAGCGCAACGACGGCGACGCTCGTGGCCTCGGCGATGGGCGCATGGATTCTCTACAGCCCTGCTGAGGCAGGTACCTGGGGCGGTCTGACGGCGCTGATCGGCTACGGCCTCGGGAGCGCGGCGCCGATGCTGGCGCTCATCCCGCTGGGGAGGCGGATGCGGGCGTTGGTGCCCAACGGGCACTCCCTGACCGAGTTCGTGTGGGTGCGGTACGGAAGAGGAATGTACGCCCTGATCCTGGGGGTAATGCTCTTCTACATGTTCGTATTCCTGGCCGCCGAGACAACCGGGATCGCGCTGGCGGTGAGGCTGGTGGCGCAGGCGCCGCTTCCGTTGACCGCGGCTCTGATCGGCCTGGCCACCGTTGCGTACACTGCCTACGGCGGGCTGCCGTCCACCATCTTCACCGACCGGATTCAGGCCGCGGTGATCATACCGCTGCTCGTGGTGGCCGTCGCGGGCGTGGTAGTGGCGATGGGCGGCGGCGGAGCCGTGATCGAGCAGGTGCGCAGCGGCGCGCCCGCGCTGCTCTCGCTGGGGCACCGCCCGGGCATCGAGGCCGCGGTAACATTCGTGATCGCGATCCTGGCCGCCAACCTCTTCCACCAGGGCTACTGGCAGCGGGTCTACATCGCCAGGGACGGCCGGGTCCTGCGCCGCTCGCTCCTTGCCGCAGCGGCCGTGGTGGTGCCGATCGTCGTGCTGCCCGGGATGCTGGGCATCGTCGCCGTGGCCGGAGGCCGCGCAGAAGTGCCGTCGGTCGCGTTCTTCAACCTAATGCTGGGCGTGGCGCCGGCCTGGTTGGTGCTCACCGTCCTGGTGCTGGCCGTGGCGCTGGCGATGAGCAGCATTGACACGCTGCTCAATGGGCTGGCCGCCGTGTTCACCTCGGACCTGGCTAGGCTGCGCCCGGCCGGAGGAGACAGGAGGCTCCTGCGCTGGTCGCGCCTGTTCACCGTTGCGCTGGCCGTAGCGGCGATCGCGGTGGCCTCGCGCGGGTACAGCGTCCTCTACCTGTTCCTGGTGGCGGACCTGGTCTGCGCCGCGGCGATGGTGCCGGTCTTCGCGGGCCTGTACGCGCCGCGCTTCTCTGGGGCGGCGGCGATGGTCAGCACGCTGGCCGGTCTGGCCGCCGGCGTCGCGTTCTTCCCGGACCCAGGGTTCACGCGCGGCCACCTGCTGACCTCGTTTGCGCTTGCCGCGTTCGTGCCGGCGGTGATCACGGCTGCGCTGGCTTCTACCGGCCGGCCGTTCGACTTGGAGCGGCTGCGGACGCTGGTGCGGCCGCTTGCCGGGCCGTCCGGCGCCGAGATCGCAGTCCGGCCCGATCCATGA
- the thiW gene encoding energy coupling factor transporter S component ThiW: MSTRKLVLAAFFAALPVVLSFVPGSIPVAGAKLLPWQHMTNAIAGVLLGPWYAALAATVAAILRNQFGVGTLLAFPGGIPGALVVGFAHMLWRRSWVGLLEPVGTVVVGATVGALLVAPSLMEKAIPLGTLAYLFLASSIPGAILGVVILRALERAGVAALAGRSSG; the protein is encoded by the coding sequence GTGTCCACACGCAAGCTGGTTCTCGCCGCCTTCTTCGCGGCGCTGCCCGTGGTGCTCTCGTTCGTGCCCGGGTCCATCCCCGTGGCCGGCGCCAAGCTGCTGCCCTGGCAACACATGACCAATGCGATCGCCGGGGTCCTGCTAGGGCCCTGGTATGCCGCGCTTGCCGCCACCGTCGCCGCGATCTTGCGCAACCAGTTTGGCGTCGGCACTCTGCTGGCGTTTCCGGGAGGCATCCCCGGCGCGCTGGTCGTAGGGTTCGCCCACATGCTCTGGCGCCGGTCCTGGGTCGGCCTGCTCGAACCGGTCGGAACCGTGGTGGTCGGAGCCACGGTTGGCGCCTTGCTGGTGGCGCCGTCCCTTATGGAGAAGGCCATCCCGCTGGGGACGCTCGCCTACCTGTTCCTGGCGAGCAGCATTCCGGGCGCGATCCTCGGGGTTGTGATCCTGCGGGCCCTGGAGCGCGCAGGCGTGGCCGCGCTGGCCGGGAGGTCGTCGGGATAG
- a CDS encoding nitroreductase family protein codes for MWRGQVALIKVVVAKEILMKPKPHFAHPVHELIQKRWSPRAFSSQPVEQEKVMTLLEAARWAASSANEQPWRFIYATKEQAERYGELFECLNEGNQVWAKAAPVLIMTLVKTQLERNNKPNRWALHDLGLAIGNLTTQASALDLYVHSMGGFSVEKARQLFNLPSEIEPATMIAVGYLGDPDQLPAGLKEREMAEQQRNALDELILR; via the coding sequence TTGTGGCGCGGGCAGGTTGCTCTCATCAAGGTCGTTGTCGCCAAGGAGATCCTCATGAAGCCCAAACCACATTTCGCACATCCAGTGCACGAACTGATTCAGAAACGCTGGAGCCCGCGCGCATTCTCTTCACAGCCGGTTGAACAGGAGAAGGTCATGACGCTTCTCGAGGCGGCGCGCTGGGCCGCATCGTCCGCCAATGAGCAACCGTGGCGCTTCATTTATGCCACCAAAGAACAAGCTGAGCGCTACGGCGAGCTGTTTGAATGTCTGAATGAAGGCAACCAAGTGTGGGCAAAGGCCGCACCGGTGTTGATCATGACGCTGGTCAAGACGCAGCTCGAGCGCAACAACAAGCCAAACAGGTGGGCTCTTCACGATCTGGGACTGGCCATCGGCAACCTCACCACCCAAGCATCAGCGCTCGATCTGTACGTGCACAGCATGGGCGGGTTCTCAGTGGAGAAGGCGAGGCAGCTGTTCAACCTCCCATCCGAAATCGAACCCGCGACCATGATTGCGGTTGGCTACCTTGGCGATCCGGATCAACTGCCAGCGGGACTCAAGGAACGCGAAATGGCCGAGCAGCAACGGAACGCGCTCGACGAGTTGATTCTGAGGTGA
- a CDS encoding crosslink repair DNA glycosylase YcaQ family protein: MPRSRIPQEMPAISPAAIARHRRAVLRPHRVRDRRGALRFINDLGFCFAFTGGPGGLPGLFDVLATRSTDRMWSWAWRWKDELATGRRAYYGKAIRRKPSYISLEMLPAFYALSGNTGEPDDHLQAYREGRLSLLAKTLCEAISAEGPVSTWMLRRRFVARGESGARFHRALDDLQERFLIVKAAEVEGRGGYAFIWDAFHRWMPEVVEAAGSMASEDAAAAVLERYVRIVGAASEGDIAAMFGWSPRLVGRAAARAVARCGLAPVDTDGGERWAVPGLCPG; encoded by the coding sequence GTGCCGCGATCGCGTATCCCGCAGGAGATGCCTGCCATCAGTCCCGCGGCCATCGCCCGCCACCGGCGCGCCGTCCTGCGCCCCCACCGTGTCCGCGACCGTCGGGGCGCGCTGCGCTTCATCAACGACCTGGGTTTCTGCTTCGCCTTCACCGGCGGGCCGGGCGGCCTGCCCGGGCTATTTGACGTGTTGGCCACGCGCAGCACCGACCGCATGTGGTCCTGGGCATGGCGCTGGAAGGACGAACTGGCCACCGGCAGGAGAGCCTACTACGGCAAGGCCATCCGCCGCAAGCCTTCATACATCTCACTGGAGATGTTGCCGGCGTTCTATGCCCTCTCCGGCAACACGGGCGAGCCAGACGACCACCTGCAGGCATACCGCGAAGGCCGGCTCAGCCTGCTGGCCAAGACCCTGTGCGAGGCGATCTCGGCAGAGGGACCGGTTTCCACATGGATGCTGCGCCGCAGGTTCGTGGCGCGGGGAGAGAGCGGGGCCCGGTTTCACAGGGCGCTGGACGATCTCCAGGAGCGCTTCCTCATCGTGAAGGCGGCCGAGGTGGAAGGCCGGGGCGGGTACGCCTTCATCTGGGACGCCTTCCACAGGTGGATGCCGGAGGTAGTGGAAGCGGCGGGGAGCATGGCGTCGGAGGACGCGGCGGCGGCGGTGCTGGAACGGTACGTCAGGATTGTCGGGGCGGCCTCGGAGGGCGACATCGCGGCGATGTTCGGATGGAGTCCGCGGCTGGTAGGTAGGGCCGCGGCGCGGGCTGTCGCCCGATGCGGACTCGCGCCCGTGGACACCGACGGAGGGGAGCGCTGGGCCGTCCCAGGCCTCTGTCCGGGTTAG
- a CDS encoding DUF2442 domain-containing protein, with translation MSSSVTGVRPAQAQAVRITGDDLVVDLMDGRTVTVPLLWYPRLAHGNHAERRKWRLIGRGEGIHWPDLDEDIAVEDLLAGRPSGESQDSLQRWLKSRGSLANKRTQPTRERRRAQTRRGTARG, from the coding sequence ATGAGTTCTTCGGTGACTGGGGTCCGCCCCGCTCAGGCCCAGGCGGTTCGTATCACGGGCGATGACCTGGTGGTGGATCTCATGGATGGCCGAACTGTTACTGTCCCTCTCCTATGGTACCCGCGGCTAGCCCACGGCAACCATGCGGAGCGGCGTAAATGGCGCTTGATCGGGCGAGGAGAGGGTATTCACTGGCCGGACCTTGACGAAGACATCGCTGTCGAAGACCTCCTTGCCGGGCGTCCGTCCGGTGAGTCCCAGGACTCGTTGCAGCGCTGGTTGAAGTCCAGGGGTTCGCTGGCTAACAAGCGCACGCAGCCAACGCGTGAGAGGCGCCGTGCCCAGACGAGGCGGGGCACGGCGCGCGGCTGA